DNA from Devosia yakushimensis:
CCGAGCCGCTGGACGCCTGAGGCGTCGCGCCATGACCGGCAAGTCCCTTCGCAATTTCCGCATCGTGCTATGGGGCCTGGTCGCCATCGTGGCGCTGGGCGCCACCGCGCTTTACGTCTTCCGGCCACCAGCGCGGCCGCTGCCGCTCGATTTCACCGGCCAGCAATTTGCCCTGGCCTCCACGGCGGGCGGCACGTTCACGCAGAACGATCTCAAGGGCACGCCGAGCCTCATCTTCTTCGGCTATACTTTCTGCCCGGATGTCTGCCCCACGACGCTGGCCGAAACCACTGCCTGGCGCGCCCAGCTCGGCCTCACGCCCGAGCAGCTGCGCATCATCTTCGTCACGGTCGATCCCGAGCGCGATACGCTTGATGCCGTTAAAGGCTATGTCGAAGGGTTCGATCCCTCCATCATTGGCCTTGTCGGCGATCAGGCGCAGACCGAAGCGGTCAAGGCCGCCTTCGGCGTCTTTTCGGAAAAGGCCGAAGCAACGGACGATTACTATCTGGTCAATC
Protein-coding regions in this window:
- a CDS encoding SCO family protein, which encodes MTGKSLRNFRIVLWGLVAIVALGATALYVFRPPARPLPLDFTGQQFALASTAGGTFTQNDLKGTPSLIFFGYTFCPDVCPTTLAETTAWRAQLGLTPEQLRIIFVTVDPERDTLDAVKGYVEGFDPSIIGLVGDQAQTEAVKAAFGVFSEKAEATDDYYLVNHTALTFLIDADGKFDGTVAYEEAGDTALAKVKRLVEG